A DNA window from Arachis hypogaea cultivar Tifrunner chromosome 18, arahy.Tifrunner.gnm2.J5K5, whole genome shotgun sequence contains the following coding sequences:
- the LOC112771713 gene encoding uncharacterized protein isoform X2 → MVVGVFLAVTVVVIEAHRRRRERCSLLALLLGVWIEWPRSASASGFYKLLESSAAGNQHWSCPKLVLCSLLKRVLIHSLFYRIVCRHTDEVESLAAARKAAISGSNPSDSIQVVNALLTQIDKLKSSPNVIILTTSNITTAIGKSL, encoded by the exons ATGGTGGTGGGTGTTTTCCTTGCCGTCACCGTCGTAGTTATTGAAGCTCACCGTCGCCGCCGTGAGAGATGCTCCTTGCTGGCGCTACTACTGGGGGTTTGGATAGAATGGCCCCGTTCTGCCTCTGCCTCTGGGTTCTACAAGTTGCTGGAGTCCTCTGCCGCTGGGAACCAACACTGGAGCTGCCCTAAG CTAGTGCTTTGCTCTTTACTGAAAAGGGTGTTGATCCATTCGTTGTTTTATAGAATCG TGTGTCGTCATACAGATGAAGTCGAAAGCCTTGCTGCGGCCAGGAAAGCTGCTATATCCGGTTCAAATCCTTCAGATTCTATTCAG GTTGTAAATGCATTACTAACTCAGATTGACAAGTTAAAATCATCTCCAAATGTGATAATCCTAACCACATCCAACATAACTACTGCTATTG GAAAATCTTTatga
- the LOC112771713 gene encoding pachytene checkpoint protein 2 homolog isoform X1: protein MVVGVFLAVTVVVIEAHRRRRERCSLLALLLGVWIEWPRSASASGFYKLLESSAAGNQHWSCPKLVLCSLLKRVLIHSLFYRIGCKTFPKDSRNGKEESNLVFVLIDEVESLAAARKAAISGSNPSDSIQVVNALLTQIDKLKSSPNVIILTTSNITTAIGKSL from the exons ATGGTGGTGGGTGTTTTCCTTGCCGTCACCGTCGTAGTTATTGAAGCTCACCGTCGCCGCCGTGAGAGATGCTCCTTGCTGGCGCTACTACTGGGGGTTTGGATAGAATGGCCCCGTTCTGCCTCTGCCTCTGGGTTCTACAAGTTGCTGGAGTCCTCTGCCGCTGGGAACCAACACTGGAGCTGCCCTAAG CTAGTGCTTTGCTCTTTACTGAAAAGGGTGTTGATCCATTCGTTGTTTTATAGAATCG GTTGCAAAACTTTTCCAAAAGATTCAAGAAATGGTAAAGAAGAAAGCAATCTAGTATTTGTTTTGATTG ATGAAGTCGAAAGCCTTGCTGCGGCCAGGAAAGCTGCTATATCCGGTTCAAATCCTTCAGATTCTATTCAG GTTGTAAATGCATTACTAACTCAGATTGACAAGTTAAAATCATCTCCAAATGTGATAATCCTAACCACATCCAACATAACTACTGCTATTG GAAAATCTTTatga